The following coding sequences lie in one Cannabis sativa cultivar Pink pepper isolate KNU-18-1 chromosome 5, ASM2916894v1, whole genome shotgun sequence genomic window:
- the LOC115716784 gene encoding methyl-CpG-binding domain-containing protein 13 isoform X1, whose product MVAKKSSERLPAGWKVQYKVQKAGRKVKIYANKETGKEFFSKEDLLNYIKAEGNHSSDSQSTNSHITKHAETTPLQLANDKDELPKWLPKDWKVEVKTRQSGSLAGKEYKCYIDPLSNCKYYSKPEVLRYLKTVGGKTNKQGEAKTVKGNRCVSKEVTCSVKNNSCVKDDSCVTKDAKTVKENTFVSKNTKPVKDDTCVSKNTKAVKDNICLSENTKAVKDNSCASKDVKPVKGNSCISEKKTGTSMHSADKVVENCEADGLPPGWTKELRPRKNSKSIKNDPYYMDPVKGYIFRSKKAAWHYIKTGEISRHVIKPKDSEESMKDEIAPSSAAKRQKMDHPASRQQLFSGKMDSETSNLEMPKTRGSKISSAKRVSPETEANVTISARDETIQEKPQLDNTTQELVDTEEKGDPKKPSTIKAERSKRRGDQNSPLSDAGASKRTRGAKDTAKDTLFSTNSPDILKEKAFLGTVELSSVKEANVTSRNSKSKKVHNLPARSSKRLAGAEPEKVLNLESGERALKIEIMKSRKTEVIQDAGLTTDVLADGSSAKLETSPGTKFIGHAFSNTNDSLLRDSSKKSSKPLKDQVTPEKLPVNLETDHLNDSSEPQLSLLFGSDPCLDFAFKTLLGELPLDDSPLEEPILSPEDDSIQHVSRESVNKKSSTEIVRTSRNKPKNKKERPLPHRSSKRLAGAEPEFVVKSVSVEQAPQNSSRKRKDKSTSSSANVLHEANQLLGAEPETNQLLGSGPETYQLVGAEPDTNKLGAEPRAKSETKLLGAVPETNQLLGAEPETNQHGAVPETNVHTQLPSKDTSLQAEPLNKTFNSFKDSEAPQEQQQMHETQKAEPERPESDVSFSFADYWSDPCLDFAFKTLTGVIPIEESFAQGDFRAQVDISQNQRSSGSTLPDFGSPSLFQTDISSQFATPEKSMLGPPSAVTSTVMSNGNVNFPSCNGIHSQQQCLEGNNNKDLHQKQIMDTQ is encoded by the exons ATGGTTGCTAAAAAATCCTCGGAGAGGCTTCCCGCCGGGTGGAAAGTACAGTATAAAGTCCAGAAGGCTGGTCGAAAAGTCAAG ATCTATGCAAATAAGGAAACTGGGAAAGAATTCTTTTCCAAGGAAGATCTTTTAAACTATATTAAAGCGGAAGGTAATCATTCTAGTGACTCTCAATCTACTAATAGTCACATAACAAAGCATGCAGAAACAACTCCTTTGCAG CTTGCAAATGACAAAGATGAGCTTCCCAAATGGTTACCCAAGGATTGGAAAGTTGAGGTGAAAACTCGACAGAGTGGTTCTCTTGCTGGAAAAGAGTATAAG TGTTATATTGACCCATTAAGCAATTGCAAATATTATTCCAAGCCCGAAGTTCTTCGATATCTCAAAACGGTAGGGGGCAAGACCAATAAACAAGGAGAAGCTAAAACAGTTAAGGGTAATAGATGCGTATCCAAAGAGGTCACCTGTTCAGTAAAGAATAATAGTTGTGTAAAGGATGATAGTTGTGTAACAAAAGATGCCAAAACAGTAAAGGAAAATACATTTGTATCCAAAAATACGAAACCAGTAAAGGATGATACATGCGTATCCAAAAATACCAAAGCAGTAAAGGATAATATATGTTTATCCGAAAACACCAAAGCAGTAAAGGACAATAGCTGTGCATCCAAAGATGTCAAACCAGTAAAAGGCAATAGCTGCATATCAGAAAAGAAGACTGGAACCAGCATGCACTCTGCAGACAAA GTTGTGGAGAATTGTGAAGCGGATGGTTTACCACCAGGATGGACAAAAGAGCTAAGACCACGAAagaattcaaaatcaataaaaaatgaTCCG TATTATATGGATCCGGTTAAAGGATATATATTTCGCTCCAAGAAGGCGGCCTGGCACTACATAAAAACTGGAGAGATTAGTAGACATGTAATTAAACCAAAGGATTCTGAAGAGTCAATGAAGGATGAAATCGCA CCATCATCTGCAGCTAAAAGGCAAAAAATGGATCATCCAGCAAGCAGGCAACAACTCTTTTCAG GTAAGATGGATTCTGAGACGAGCAATTTAGAAATGCCAAAAACAAGAGGGTCAAAGATATCAAGTGCCAAGCGGGTGTCCCCTGAAACTGAGGCCAACGTCACAATTTCTGCCAGGGATGAGACTATCCAGGAAAAGCCTCAGTTAGATAATACAACTCAAGAGCTTGTTGATACCGAGGAAAAAGGTGATCCAAAAAAGCCTTCAACAATAAAAGCTGAAAGGTCCAAGAGACGTGGAGACCAAAATTCACCACTTTCTGATGCTGGAGCATCTAAGAGAACTCGAGGAGCAAAAGACACTGCCAAAGATACTCTTTTCTCAACAAATTCACCTGATATCCTGAAAGAAAAGGCTTTTCTTGGGACAGTGGAATTGAGCAGTGTCAAGGAAGCTAATGTTACTTCTAGAAATTCTAAAAGCAAGAAAGTGCATAACTTGCCTGCTCGGTCTTCAAAAAGGCTTGCGGGAGCTGAACCTGAGAAGGTGTTGAACTTGGAATCGGGTGAACGAGCTCTTAAAATTGAAATTATGAAAAGCAGAAAGACTGAAGTCATTCAAGATGCAGGTTTGACTACTGATGTTTTGGCAGATGGATCATCAGCGAAGCTTGAGACAAGTCCAGGAACAAAGTTCATAGGCCATGCTTTTTCTAACACAAATGATTCATTACTCAGAGATTCTTCAAAGAAGAGCTCAAAACCCCTTAAAGATCAGGTGACTCCAGAGAAGTTGCCTGTAAATCTGGAAACTGATCATCTGAATGACAGTTCAGAACCACAGCTTAGTCTTCTGTTTGGCTCAGACCCCTGTCTGGACTTCGCGTTCAAGACtctcttaggtgaattaccccTGGATGATTCTCCTCTAGAGGAACCTATTTTGAGTCCCGAAGATGATTCAATACAACATGTCTCGCGTGAGAGTGTTAATAAAAAAAGCAGTACTGAAATAGTTCGCACAAGCAGAAATAAACCCAAGAACAAGAAAGAGCGTCCGTTGCCTCATAGATCATCAAAGCGACTTGCTGGGGCTGAACCTGAGTTTGTGGTTAAGTCTGTGTCCGTTGAACAAGCTCCCCAAAATTCTAGTAGAAAGCGTAAAGATAAAAGCACTAGCTCATCCGCAAATGTGCTGCATGAAGCAAATCAGCTGCTTGGGGCTGAGCCAGAAACAAATCAGCTGCTTGGGTCTGGGCCAGAAACATATCAGCTTGTTGGTGCTGAGCCAGACACAAATAAGCTTGGTGCTGAGCCAAGAGCTAAGTCAGAAACAAAGCTTCTTGGGGCTGTGCCAGAAACAAATCAGCTGCTTGGGGCTGAGCCAGAAACAAATCAGCATGGGGCTGTGCCAGAAACAAATGTTCATACTCAGTTACCTAGTAAAGACACTTCATTGCAGGCAGAGCCATTGAATAAAACATTTAACTCTTTCAAGGATTCTGAGGCACCTCAGGAGCAACAACAGATGCACGAGACTCAAAAGGCAGAACCCGAGAGGCCAGAATCAGATGTTTCATTTTCATTCGCAGATTATTGGTCCGACCCTTGCCTAGATTTTGCATTTAAGACTCTGACCGGTGTAATACCAATAGAAGAAAGTTTTGCACAGGGTGATTTTCGGGCGCAAGTTGATATTTCTCAGAACCAAAGGAGTAGTGGTTCCACACTGCCAGATTTTGGTTCACCTAGCTTGTTTCAAACTGACATATCATCCCAGTTTGCTACACCAGAAAAGTCTATGTTAGGTCCGCCGTCTGCAGTGACTTCTACAGTAATGTCCAATGGAAATGTGAACTTTCCTAGTTGCAACGGTATTCATTCCCAACAACAGTGCTTGGAAGGCAATAATAACAAGGATTTGCACCAAAAG CAGATCATGGATACTCAGTAG
- the LOC115716784 gene encoding methyl-CpG-binding domain-containing protein 13 isoform X2 yields MVAKKSSERLPAGWKVQYKVQKAGRKVKIYANKETGKEFFSKEDLLNYIKAEGNHSSDSQSTNSHITKHAETTPLQLANDKDELPKWLPKDWKVEVKTRQSGSLAGKEYKCYIDPLSNCKYYSKPEVLRYLKTVGGKTNKQGEAKTVKGNRCVSKEVTCSVKNNSCVKDDSCVTKDAKTVKENTFVSKNTKPVKDDTCVSKNTKAVKDNICLSENTKAVKDNSCASKDVKPVKGNSCISEKKTGTSMHSADKVVENCEADGLPPGWTKELRPRKNSKSIKNDPYYMDPVKGYIFRSKKAAWHYIKTGEISRHVIKPKDSEESMKDEIAPSSAAKRQKMDHPASRQQLFSGKMDSETSNLEMPKTRGSKISSAKRVSPETEANVTISARDETIQEKPQLDNTTQELVDTEEKGDPKKPSTIKAERSKRRGDQNSPLSDAGASKRTRGAKDTAKDTLFSTNSPDILKEKAFLGTVELSSVKEANVTSRNSKSKKVHNLPARSSKRLAGAEPEKVLNLESGERALKIEIMKSRKTEVIQDAGLTTDVLADGSSAKLETSPGTKFIGHAFSNTNDSLLRDSSKKSSKPLKDQVTPEKLPVNLETDHLNDSSEPQLSLLFGSDPCLDFAFKTLLGELPLDDSPLEEPILSPEDDSIQHVSRESVNKKSSTEIVRTSRNKPKNKKERPLPHRSSKRLAGAEPEFVVKSVSVEQAPQNSSRKRKDKSTSSSANVLHEANQLLGAEPETNQLLGSGPETYQLVGAEPDTNKLGAEPRAKSETKLLGAVPETNQLLGAEPETNQHGAVPETNVHTQLPSKDTSLQAEPLNKTFNSFKDSEAPQEQQQMHETQKAEPERPESDVSFSFADYWSDPCLDFAFKTLTGVIPIEESFAQGDFRAQVDISQNQRSSGSTLPDFGSPSLFQTDISSQFATPEKSMLGPPSAVTSTVMSNGNVNFPSCNGIHSQQQCLEGNNNKDLHQKIMDTQ; encoded by the exons ATGGTTGCTAAAAAATCCTCGGAGAGGCTTCCCGCCGGGTGGAAAGTACAGTATAAAGTCCAGAAGGCTGGTCGAAAAGTCAAG ATCTATGCAAATAAGGAAACTGGGAAAGAATTCTTTTCCAAGGAAGATCTTTTAAACTATATTAAAGCGGAAGGTAATCATTCTAGTGACTCTCAATCTACTAATAGTCACATAACAAAGCATGCAGAAACAACTCCTTTGCAG CTTGCAAATGACAAAGATGAGCTTCCCAAATGGTTACCCAAGGATTGGAAAGTTGAGGTGAAAACTCGACAGAGTGGTTCTCTTGCTGGAAAAGAGTATAAG TGTTATATTGACCCATTAAGCAATTGCAAATATTATTCCAAGCCCGAAGTTCTTCGATATCTCAAAACGGTAGGGGGCAAGACCAATAAACAAGGAGAAGCTAAAACAGTTAAGGGTAATAGATGCGTATCCAAAGAGGTCACCTGTTCAGTAAAGAATAATAGTTGTGTAAAGGATGATAGTTGTGTAACAAAAGATGCCAAAACAGTAAAGGAAAATACATTTGTATCCAAAAATACGAAACCAGTAAAGGATGATACATGCGTATCCAAAAATACCAAAGCAGTAAAGGATAATATATGTTTATCCGAAAACACCAAAGCAGTAAAGGACAATAGCTGTGCATCCAAAGATGTCAAACCAGTAAAAGGCAATAGCTGCATATCAGAAAAGAAGACTGGAACCAGCATGCACTCTGCAGACAAA GTTGTGGAGAATTGTGAAGCGGATGGTTTACCACCAGGATGGACAAAAGAGCTAAGACCACGAAagaattcaaaatcaataaaaaatgaTCCG TATTATATGGATCCGGTTAAAGGATATATATTTCGCTCCAAGAAGGCGGCCTGGCACTACATAAAAACTGGAGAGATTAGTAGACATGTAATTAAACCAAAGGATTCTGAAGAGTCAATGAAGGATGAAATCGCA CCATCATCTGCAGCTAAAAGGCAAAAAATGGATCATCCAGCAAGCAGGCAACAACTCTTTTCAG GTAAGATGGATTCTGAGACGAGCAATTTAGAAATGCCAAAAACAAGAGGGTCAAAGATATCAAGTGCCAAGCGGGTGTCCCCTGAAACTGAGGCCAACGTCACAATTTCTGCCAGGGATGAGACTATCCAGGAAAAGCCTCAGTTAGATAATACAACTCAAGAGCTTGTTGATACCGAGGAAAAAGGTGATCCAAAAAAGCCTTCAACAATAAAAGCTGAAAGGTCCAAGAGACGTGGAGACCAAAATTCACCACTTTCTGATGCTGGAGCATCTAAGAGAACTCGAGGAGCAAAAGACACTGCCAAAGATACTCTTTTCTCAACAAATTCACCTGATATCCTGAAAGAAAAGGCTTTTCTTGGGACAGTGGAATTGAGCAGTGTCAAGGAAGCTAATGTTACTTCTAGAAATTCTAAAAGCAAGAAAGTGCATAACTTGCCTGCTCGGTCTTCAAAAAGGCTTGCGGGAGCTGAACCTGAGAAGGTGTTGAACTTGGAATCGGGTGAACGAGCTCTTAAAATTGAAATTATGAAAAGCAGAAAGACTGAAGTCATTCAAGATGCAGGTTTGACTACTGATGTTTTGGCAGATGGATCATCAGCGAAGCTTGAGACAAGTCCAGGAACAAAGTTCATAGGCCATGCTTTTTCTAACACAAATGATTCATTACTCAGAGATTCTTCAAAGAAGAGCTCAAAACCCCTTAAAGATCAGGTGACTCCAGAGAAGTTGCCTGTAAATCTGGAAACTGATCATCTGAATGACAGTTCAGAACCACAGCTTAGTCTTCTGTTTGGCTCAGACCCCTGTCTGGACTTCGCGTTCAAGACtctcttaggtgaattaccccTGGATGATTCTCCTCTAGAGGAACCTATTTTGAGTCCCGAAGATGATTCAATACAACATGTCTCGCGTGAGAGTGTTAATAAAAAAAGCAGTACTGAAATAGTTCGCACAAGCAGAAATAAACCCAAGAACAAGAAAGAGCGTCCGTTGCCTCATAGATCATCAAAGCGACTTGCTGGGGCTGAACCTGAGTTTGTGGTTAAGTCTGTGTCCGTTGAACAAGCTCCCCAAAATTCTAGTAGAAAGCGTAAAGATAAAAGCACTAGCTCATCCGCAAATGTGCTGCATGAAGCAAATCAGCTGCTTGGGGCTGAGCCAGAAACAAATCAGCTGCTTGGGTCTGGGCCAGAAACATATCAGCTTGTTGGTGCTGAGCCAGACACAAATAAGCTTGGTGCTGAGCCAAGAGCTAAGTCAGAAACAAAGCTTCTTGGGGCTGTGCCAGAAACAAATCAGCTGCTTGGGGCTGAGCCAGAAACAAATCAGCATGGGGCTGTGCCAGAAACAAATGTTCATACTCAGTTACCTAGTAAAGACACTTCATTGCAGGCAGAGCCATTGAATAAAACATTTAACTCTTTCAAGGATTCTGAGGCACCTCAGGAGCAACAACAGATGCACGAGACTCAAAAGGCAGAACCCGAGAGGCCAGAATCAGATGTTTCATTTTCATTCGCAGATTATTGGTCCGACCCTTGCCTAGATTTTGCATTTAAGACTCTGACCGGTGTAATACCAATAGAAGAAAGTTTTGCACAGGGTGATTTTCGGGCGCAAGTTGATATTTCTCAGAACCAAAGGAGTAGTGGTTCCACACTGCCAGATTTTGGTTCACCTAGCTTGTTTCAAACTGACATATCATCCCAGTTTGCTACACCAGAAAAGTCTATGTTAGGTCCGCCGTCTGCAGTGACTTCTACAGTAATGTCCAATGGAAATGTGAACTTTCCTAGTTGCAACGGTATTCATTCCCAACAACAGTGCTTGGAAGGCAATAATAACAAGGATTTGCACCAAAAG ATCATGGATACTCAGTAG
- the LOC115716785 gene encoding elicitor-responsive protein 3 — translation MAQGTLEVLLVGAKGLEDTDFLSDMDPYVILTCRTQEQKSSVASGKGTEPEWNENFVFSVNSEGVSELTLKIMDSDNISQDDFVGEATISLDALFTEGSIPPTVYNVVKDQEYRGEIRVGLNFIPEERRERNSGAEEESVGGWKESSYSY, via the exons ATGGCTCAAGGAACCCTTGAAGTTCTTCTTGTTGGTGCTAAAGGTCTTGAGGATACAgattttcttt CTGACATGGATCCTTATGTCATCCTTACTTGCCGAACTCAAGAGCAGAAAAGCAGTGTTGCATCTG GGAAAGGGACTGAGccagaatggaatgaaaattttgTGTTCAGTGTGAACTCTGAGGGCGTTTCAGAACTCACCTTGAAAATAATGGACAGTGACAACATTTCCCAGGATGATTTCGTTGGAGAAGCAAC TATCTCACTAGACGCTCTGTTTACGGAAGGAAGCATTCCaccaactgtatataacgtagtaAAGGACCAAGAATATCGTGGAGAGATCAGAGTTGGCCTCAATTTCATTCCTGAG GAACGCCGTGAACGTAACTCCGGTGCTGAAGAAGAGAGTGTGGGGGGATGGAAAGAGTCTTCCTACTCCTACTGA